TCAGTTGAACTATCCTTTTTTCTCAAGTGACTAACCATTACTTTCTAGGAAAAGTTTAGGCGAATGCTCTTGTAGGATGTTGAAGAATATTCAAACCATATATAGTcatacaaacaaaagaaaaattacgTGAAAAAACCAAAATAGCGATAGAACGATGGCTTCCAGGCCAAGAAATGAAGGATATTGCGGCAGATTATCTCTGCATTTTAGGATTCTTTCCTATTGATGGCATTTTGGCGATCGAGTACTTGATCTGGTGATTTATTTAGCAGGGTGGTTAAGGGGGCTTGGGTATCAATATATAGCTAGCATGCATGCCAGCCCGTCCGAGTACAGAAATTCTCCCCACTTCTTTGACCGACCGAATTAGCTGCCATGCATGTCTTTTTTGTAAAGCCAAAGCATGAATTTTTCGTGGATGTTGGGGTCCACTTTGCATGCTATCATGATAACTTCACAATGGCTGAGGCTTTTCCATGAGGGCCGGATATTTCCTTTAGAAGCCCAAGCCCTCAAACACAACGCGGCCCACATATATgaatttctcttcttctttttcccctcaATAGAAGGAGCGTACAAGAATGTTGGAGACTAGAGAGAAGGTCAAAATCAGGGCCGGAATTAAGAATTAAAACTTGGGGtcagaattataaaaaaaattaaaaaaaaataattgggggggaaattttaataatattagtgataacacaatttttattactaaagtttataagatttttgtgataaaattaatattttctataatctCTTATTTGATTGAGGATGTgccaatgattatatataaaaaacaaaaatatcacaaaaatctagtaaactttagtttagtttgaaatttataaagtatatatataaaaattgtattatcacgaatattattaatttaaaatatacttttttttaatctaaaatctcatatttcaattttcatcactagtaatttaaaaataaataatgctaTTTTACCATCTAAAACGTACTACCCAAATGACCTTTTTGGCACCAcgagatttattaaaaaaaaaataaaacataaatataaaaggaattaaagaacatttGATgccatttttaatatatttttatgttttccttTTCAGCAAATCATGTGGCACCACTGGTGACCGCACATCAAGATGCCATTTAGATGTCACTATGCATGTTTCAAATGCCATTTATGGGAAAATGTTACTCCACCGAGGATTTCTCCAGAGGATATCTACCGACTGAGTTGGCTCTGCCACCTGGCcatttaaaactataaaacaAAGGACGTTGCAAGAAACATGATCTCTGCCTCACTTGTCAGTTGCCACACCCTCTCGATGCCCACCATTTCAAACCTCTCGCATCCCTCTCGCCCCCACAAGCACGCAGTcgctctcatttttttttttcaattttgaaagtgtgtttttaattttttgttttcaatctCTTCTTGTCTTCTGGATTCTTCTATGAGCTCTCTCAGTCTCTGcgtcttcctttcttttttctatatCTTTTTAGCTTTCAGTAAAGAAGCAGAAGCAAAGCCCCTTTGCCCAACACTAATGTCGCCATCCTGGTATGCTCATTTCCCCTCTATATTGTCGTATCTTCTTCCCCTTGGTGCATGTATATCCTTTGATTAAATGGAGTATCGATTCGGTAGAACCACAAGAATGTTTTTGTGTCTCCCGTATGCTCTGGAAGCAGCGGCAGTGTCGGCATCCACATTTGCCTCAATCGTCGGTACCGGCATCAAGCGCGGAAACacgaggaagaagatgaggaaGGACTCCTCCTCCTTGAATTCCATTATGGAGACCTGGCTGCATAGAGTTTCGGGGAGATTGTTATTGAATGGCTTCAGCGAGATTGCATCCTTGTTTAGTAGTAAAGGCAAGAAGGGGATCAACCAGGATGCTCTAATTCTCGGGGACGTTAGCCACGTGGCATCATGCCATCTCAGTCGGTAGCATTTTTAGGTATGGAAAATGCTAGATTCCCGCTGGAGCTACcgctttcagttttttttttttttttaatttttattttcttagtgattaagtaaaaattttttaatattattgtgatttttttatatttttttaaatatttaaaaatattaaaaaaaatgatgtgaaaaaaataaacaaaaaaaaaaaaatttagccgGGAGCCCCAGCGGTGGCCGTAGCACTCCCCTTAAGGTATTTTTTGTCGGTGACTATAGCACCGCCCGTCAACAATATGCTCAGTGGCGTGTTGTGTGACCTCCGTTGTGACTTGGTGCGAAATCATTCTGCAAGtcaattccaaaaaaaaatgacGGAGAGAATCGTCGATTGGTCCGATCTTCCAAAGGAACTCCTCCCATGCATCGGCAAAAGCCTCGAATCTAGCGCCGAAGTTCTCCGGTTTCGCAGCGTCTGTGCTTCATGGCGATCCTCTATTCCTTCCTTCCGCGAGATCTCTCCTTCTCTGCCTCTCCCTTTTCCCAACCCAATCAGCCCTAGAGGCGAGGCCTATGTCTCGTTAACTACCTTCTATCGTCTTGAGCTGGCACACCAGAATCCAAATCCTTCTGAAGGCTGGTTGATCAGGGTCGAGGAGTCTGAACCTGGTAAAATACGATTTCTGAACCCCCTTTCAGGCCGCCATATCAGGGTTCTCCCCGAGTCTTTTCCCAAGTTGATAAATCTATTGGATTTTCGGGTCTTGGAGGTAAGCAAAGCATATAAAGTAGGAAAATCTCTTAGTGGGAGTTCTTTTACTACTGTGAACAAAGTGGTGCTTTTCCCCAACTCTGCGTGGACTCGTGCTGAGGACTGTGTGGTATTCATTATATATCTAGATGGAAATTTGGGTTACGCTAAATATGGAGATAAGAGATGGACCCTTGTAGATAAGCAATATTCTCATTATGATGACATTATTGTATACAAGGGGCAGTTCTATGTTATTGACAGATTGGGAACAGTTTCCTGGATTGATTCATCGTTGAAGTTGATACAGTTTTCGCCCCCGTTGTGTGGCTTGGGTAGCCAGAAGTATTTGGTGGAGTCGTGCGGAGAACTCTATGTTCTTGATAGATACTTTGATGGAGAGCGGAGTCAAAGAAGATACCGTGATGAGAACATTTTTGCTGATCTCCCTAGCTCCCATGTCTGCCCTAGGACAATTGATTTCAAAGTCTATAAGCTGGACCAAGAGTGGGGTACTTGGGTTTTAGTGAAGAACTTGAGCGATACGATGTTCATCTTGAGTAACGACTGTTCCTTCTCTGTTTCAGCTCGAGAATTCCCTGCTTGTAAAGGAAATTGCATTTACTTCACTGATGAAAATGGCTTTTTTGTCTTCAACTTGGGGGATGGTAGCTTTAGCAAGATCCAATGTTTCCCACACTTTTCTCATATATTTCGGCCACCGCCATCTTGGCTCAGCccaaatctgacttcctccaaatGCTGACTGTAAGCTGCGTTGTAACACTTAAATCTGATATTTAATATTGTAAGATTACTTCTGTATAGGATAGTCTCAGTAGAGATAAACTTCTCTATGATGTTGTGAGATAAACTTCTCTATGATGTTGTGTCCTTTATGAATTCAGTTTGATTTGCGACATCTCCTGACCTGTCCCAGCTGTGTCGCTTAGCGCGTCATAGGTGTTGATTATCTCATTGAACCCATGTATTCAATGGAATGTCTGCAGCCTTCATGATATTAAAGCATTCCCACATATGCACATGGCCTATAGATTATTTGTAACGTAGTAAATGTACAGCAGATAATATGATGATTAGAGACATTATTGTTGGGATCCTTTTCGCCATTTGGCAAGGTCCTGGCAGACTTTCCCTTCTAGGAGAAGTTGAAATTGATCGATGAATCATATAACACTAAACACTCGGGATGACACCATATAAGCTTcgatcattcattttttttatagagcaCTGTTATGGATAATGTTCATTTCAGTTGATGAAGTTAAGGTTGCTCTTAGTTAAGACAATAACACGATTAGGATGAAGATATGTTAGATCAAGATTactttatatctttttttttctttgtaagcCTGCACAAGGCATTCAAAAGAGAATAGGAACCGAATGTAGGAAGTGGAATTGTGTAAAGAATTCTGCCTTCTTTTGGTCGTTAGAAAACCAAATTTGTTCCCTTTATGTAGTATTTCTTAACTTTGATCCATACCGGTGAGCTGTTAAGGAAGGTGGAGCCATTGTAACATACCATCAAAAAAGACAATTTCTTTCCAGCTATGTCATGGGAATGTTTCTGGTACAAAGATGGAGCTTGAGttgttccttcttctttttttcactcttttattTCCTTAAGATTTCAAGGAAAAGACCAGCAAGTGTCATGGGGCGGTTGTGTCGCCCTTAAAGACTCATTTCGATGGTGTCACGACCCCTCTCGGAATGCCAGCCTCCCCAAAAATGGTTCGACTACCCCAGTTTTGTAGGCAGCCGGCCACCGAAGCACTTTAAAGTTTTTTTGAAgtatagttaaaaaaaagtatttttctaattatattttttaaaaaaaaggagatgatttaatattattaaaatagctATTCATGATAGAGGAATATTAAGCATTTTTTGTAAACAAGAAATTTCACTTTAACAACGGAATAATTAAGCTTGAGACATTTTTGCAATTACAGTATTAAATGCtaattgagaatgaaaaaaaaaatgagagaaatagGTGGATGGATTAATTCAATTCAAACACattttataagaataattaTATTCCTACAGCTTTTTTATTATCCATGTTACTATTTTACAACTTCGTTTATATTCTATCtaatatctaaatttttttattttacataatcaCTTAATATTCAAAGAGTAgatctacataaaaataaaaaaataataaaaaataaaattgtttgaattataaaaatataaatcttaatCCGTGAAGTAGAGAGTCATTTCGTGTCCACAAGACTCAACACAGTACTCTCTCTACCTACCCGACTTTGAAGCCAAACCTTCaactacttcttttttttttataagtgaaaaAACCTTCAACAACTTCTTCGAGCTAAAAGGTTAGAACTTCTTACATTGTCTTGATCTTTTCATTTTGTATAGAATTAATATTGAGTGCAGTTTGTTTATCAAACGCATTCGATTTCCTGTTTATTGTGTTTCTGGCGTAGAACTATCCCCTTTTTGTCTCGCGAACTCTGTAAATTCGTGCTGCCGCAGGTTTCTGTCTCGTTCTACTAATTGCTACTTTCAGAATAATTTGATCACTGCAAATCTGTCTGGAAATTTGTTGAATCGGCCTCCTTTCATAAGCTTGTTTGTTCAATTTATATAAGTTCGTTCGGGTAAAAAACTCGGCTTTTATTAATCTATTGTATGTTTACTTTTCAATAGCATTACTTTGTTGTCATTCGCTCAATTTTAGCACTTTGGTAGCTACCCAGTTGAagataatcaatatatatttgGTAGGGATGGTTTTCCTATGCTGGGATCGGCCCTCTCCTCAAGAACAGAAGGCCTGCATCAACAAGTATAAAGGCTTGGATTCTCTTTTTAGcaaagaaattgaaatttttttcatcccttaattttttttaactcaactaATGAATTATGATGCTTAATAGCTTATTATCACCAGGTCAGGTGCTTTCAACTACGACTCTAAATTCAGAGGAGCTACTGCTAAGCCCCTGTCTTATCTCCAAGAAGACAAGGAGCTCTCAAAAGACGGTTTCTTACTAAACCATGCGCGTGTATTAGTTGGTTCTGGTCTAGAGACTTATGAAAAGGGTAAAAGCGCTCTTCAGACTTGGAGGTGTGCAGAATATTAGTCTTTTAGATGTAGAGAACCCTTGAAAAGTTGTGGGTGGAAATGCTAATTCTGTGTCTGAAATCTGTTTTGTGCAGGCATTTTGGACTTGATTGGGCATTTGTTGATCCCAAGACTCCCATTCAGAGTGGAGTCAAATTCTGTGTTTGCCTCAAGGAGTTTCTCCCATGGGTCATGATGCCTCTTGAGGTTGTGTATGTACATGAAACTAGAAAAGCTAGCAAGGCCTTGGCTTCTTTTGGATTTGGTAGCGGTACCCTTCAAGGCCACCTTCTGGTTAGTGCTTTTTCATTTGTTATTCCTCACATATAGTAGCTAGGGAACTTAAAGGTTTGTTTCGACACCTTTCGATCTGCTTCAATAGCTGTAGAAAATAGAGATCAAGGATCAGGTTGGACCATCTGACTTTGAGCTTATATTTTCTTAAGTTGCCTTCTCATTGGACCATGTTGCCCCCTTATTTCAAGAGTTCTCCATTCTTTCTCTATTATAATGCTTGGCCCTTTGAAAGATTAGTTCTAGCTGATGCCTGTGATATGACAATATTGTTCTAGTGAAGATCTAGTCCTTTATCCATCCATTTTTTGGCTCTGATGCTCAAAGCACATCCACCATCTCTGTGTTTTAAGACTGTCATACGTTACTATTTAATTTCCTTGCTACTTCTGTAGGTAGAATCATTTAGTTCCGTCAGTTGCATTTTTACTGCATCATCTTGACATGCTAGTGATTAAACCTGCTGCAACTGAACTATTTTTCTCAGTGAATGTACGCCATGCTGTATCCTAAGATATTATCtcttcttttattgttttggtttttcaaCTCCtgatatttgatttgattttttttagtataATGTTTTCGTATGATATCCTTTCGTTTGTAAAATTAGAGGGCATGTACTTGTAGTTCTTTTACCTTGTTTAACATTTGAATAAACTTTTAGCATGAGAAATCTGCTTAAATTCGATGAACTACTGATACTAATACATGGCTTGGAATTTCGTCATCAAACAGGCTGGGGAAGAACGTTTCTCAATTGAGTTGGATCAGAACAACCAAGTGTGGTATGAAATACTTTCCTTATCGAAACCTGCCcactttttatcatttattggGTATCCCTATGTAAAACTAAGGCAAAAGTACTTTGCTCATCAATCTACCAATGCAGTTGTTAAACATTCGACTGCTTCACAGCAGTAATGTGAATGCAAATGTGAACTCCTTATCTCAAAAAAGTTTCACCCCTTCTTCGCTTATAGTTTTCCAGCAAACTATGATATCTTGTTTACAGGGATGCATCATGAGAATCATCCACTGAATGAAGAAATTTCATCTTGGCCCTTAATTTGgaagatatttttcttaatctgAGATATTAGTTGGTTGAGTCGGTGAAAACCACCATTCTCGGGCCATGACCAAACATTCAAATAaagagggaaagaagatgaggtcctGACTCGGTCCGCAAGTCCATTTTGATTAACACAACTAAATGCACTCTACATCATATTCAACTTCGTATCATCATATTCAACTTCGTATCCTTCTGAATAGTCAATAGCGTGACACTCAGTGccaattcaaaaaagaaaattaaacctGTTCTTACAAATGAGAAATTGGACCACAAGAAGGGAAAAGGACCCTCAGTATTCTGGCCAACTGATAATGACCTTAAAACTCTTTCCGGGATAGCAAACGCCCGATAATCTGTTTTAATTCCCTGCACAAAACCAAGTCGGTTCATGAATCATAAGTAGATGCATGCGAGTGTCAACCCAAGCTTAATCTCTGTTCTATTGAATATAATGATTGAAGTTCGAGTCCTTATATTAACCAAcattatttcttaatttttttttatatttttttataaatatagtttatgtatttttatcattattctatattttttttaaaaggtggTTGATACAatattgctattcttttaatgcaatataatgaataatgttagatatagtcaTGAATTATACAAGCGCAGTgcacttcttttgaaaaagagtgaagtttgctattaaattttttttcatgcaaatcTTATATTTAGTCACTTTTATCAAAATGAATACACGGgataatatcatttctcatctaCTAGTCACACCAATTATTACAGCGAGATACATGGGACTCGAGGATACGATTCCATCCTGAGAAAACACCAAGGAGAAGAAGATTGGGTGTAGTAAGAAGACACTACAGCATGCAGTACACCTTATTGAAGATCACAAAGTTTCACAATCATGGATTATTAGCTCTAAGCCAAGTTGGGGAAGGCCAAAATGAATTAACGTGAGACATGCTCCGGAGAGAAAACATGCACAGAAGAAAAAACTGTTAATAATCGTGTTCATATCAGGTTTTGGCAGTGCACCATTGCACTTTTTGTTTGGTAAATCGACAATGGACCATCCGATGGTACctatccaattattttttcctttttttttttcttttaaattaagatcTTGAAGGGTAGGAAGCaggtttctttttcaaatattccATAGCAACAAAATACAGTAAAACCAAATtaatatatgtgtttaaataaaaaaataaaaataacaattcaCATGTTGATATGTGGTGTAAAAGATGacaagtaaaatttttcttaattcaaacGGTTCACcctttaaattttgaagaataATGAAAATTGATAGAAACTAAAATCCCATATATAgcccatttttttattttttattttttctagcatattaattaattgtataatgttatatatgatCATAAAGTGGATAAGCGCcgtgttttgaaaaaaataaaatttattatttaaaaattaatttcttcttaTATGAATTCTgtgtttattcattttttttaaatgattacgcGACGCTTGTATAATTACGAttgtaactatcatttctctactTAATTATAATAGGACAAACAATGCCAACCCTTTTCCATTTATCTTAATCCTCTAGTACAATGAAATGTGTTGCAGAACAATTGCAAATAGGTTCATTCCTCAGCTAAAGATAACATCCAAGTTCGCATTCAAGATAAGATAAGAAATGGTTCACTCTGTTTTTGTAGGAAAACAAAAGGTACGCCGTGAAGATAACATCTAGTCATATAGCAGCTAATGATTTAAACTTGCGTGTCAACTTGAGGCTGAGGTATGAGATGCAACTCCCCGTGAAGAGTGCAATTAAGGCAATTTGCATCCATCTTATAGACTTATGGTCTACAAAATCCATGCTTAGGTTCTACTAGCCACCCGAGTGGAGAGACAAATGTTATTAGCATAGAAATTCCAAGGCCCCAAATTTGCTCAAGTATACCTGTCCCTAGATTTCTCAAGACCTCAACTGTGGAGAACAAGCTTGTCTTTTTTGTCGTTTTGAAATGGAACTTAATAAATTCAGCAATTTCTTTCACATTTAATAGCCAAAAACGAAAACTCCCACCAAAATTTGAATCCTTCCAGCAACATTATTAGTTACTGTtgctcagatgactaacacaagagggggggtgaattgagttgtattaaaaaaaattaacaattataaatcaaatatataatataaaatataaacaaaatatgaaataacaataaatataaggagtaagggtaagagagaagcaa
This genomic window from Carya illinoinensis cultivar Pawnee chromosome 7, C.illinoinensisPawnee_v1, whole genome shotgun sequence contains:
- the LOC122316026 gene encoding UPF0548 protein At2g17695 isoform X1, whose protein sequence is MLGSALSSRTEGLHQQLIITRSGAFNYDSKFRGATAKPLSYLQEDKELSKDGFLLNHARVLVGSGLETYEKGKSALQTWRHFGLDWAFVDPKTPIQSGVKFCVCLKEFLPWVMMPLEVVYVHETRKASKALASFGFGSGTLQGHLLAGEERFSIELDQNNQVWYEILSLSKPAHFLSFIGYPYVKLRQKYFAHQSTNAVVKHSTASQQ
- the LOC122316024 gene encoding putative F-box protein At1g65770 yields the protein MLSGVLCDLRCDLVRNHSASQFQKKMTERIVDWSDLPKELLPCIGKSLESSAEVLRFRSVCASWRSSIPSFREISPSLPLPFPNPISPRGEAYVSLTTFYRLELAHQNPNPSEGWLIRVEESEPGKIRFLNPLSGRHIRVLPESFPKLINLLDFRVLEVSKAYKVGKSLSGSSFTTVNKVVLFPNSAWTRAEDCVVFIIYLDGNLGYAKYGDKRWTLVDKQYSHYDDIIVYKGQFYVIDRLGTVSWIDSSLKLIQFSPPLCGLGSQKYLVESCGELYVLDRYFDGERSQRRYRDENIFADLPSSHVCPRTIDFKVYKLDQEWGTWVLVKNLSDTMFILSNDCSFSVSAREFPACKGNCIYFTDENGFFVFNLGDGSFSKIQCFPHFSHIFRPPPSWLSPNLTSSKC
- the LOC122316026 gene encoding UPF0548 protein At2g17695 isoform X2 — protein: MVFLCWDRPSPQEQKACINKSGAFNYDSKFRGATAKPLSYLQEDKELSKDGFLLNHARVLVGSGLETYEKGKSALQTWRHFGLDWAFVDPKTPIQSGVKFCVCLKEFLPWVMMPLEVVYVHETRKASKALASFGFGSGTLQGHLLAGEERFSIELDQNNQVWYEILSLSKPAHFLSFIGYPYVKLRQKYFAHQSTNAVVKHSTASQQ